In Castanea sativa cultivar Marrone di Chiusa Pesio chromosome 6, ASM4071231v1, a single window of DNA contains:
- the LOC142641101 gene encoding cytosolic endo-beta-N-acetylglucosaminidase 1 isoform X1, translated as MLSLPLKFDCLRRRNIVKHLKLVRNKLQNLLCFVKMSVSESELQPPPPPPFDPTLPSLPISYPIKTLKDLESRSYFNSFHYPFNKASVPLKSVLPNRRRLLVCHDMAGGYLDDKWVQGGTNSEAYGIWHWYLMDVFVYFSHTLVTLPPPCWTNTAHRHGVKVLGTFITEWDEGRVACNELLSTKESAHMYAECLAELAVALGFDGWLINMEVKLDPGKIPNLKEFVDHLTQTMHSSVPGSLVIWYDSVTIHGDLDWQDQLNDKNKPFFDICDGIFVNYTWKENYPRDSAAVAGDRNFDVYMGIDVFGRNTYGGGQWNTNDALDVIKKGETSAAIFAPAWNYETHQLPNFQTSQNRWWGLVEKSWGIVQNYPKDLPFYTNFDQGRGYHFSVDGAEISKDPWYNLSCQGFQPLLEFVDNPTLDSIQTLVDFNKASYSGGGNVTFKGTLEENAFFTRRLFHGELLLGDLPVNFTYSVKSEGDSQLGLSLQFSSTMNKSMSILLASQEIYQFSSKFSQVITTRPHEKPGNSPGWVIQEASIAMNGYTLTEIYAVCYRSKPEFNKPRPAHNPVKYFAVLGHITIKNSDKKSGFPPSSSWIVEAQFIKWASVSQGSKTLSVKLIWKLKDGTDTVFPNYNIYAKKLAKQVVSDQDGSLEDVPKYLGTAHVEAFYVSDLSVPCETSSLKFIVQVCAADGTCQKLDDSPTFSIDVEGQ; from the exons AtgctctctcttcctcttaaaTTCGACTGCCTAAGACGCAGAAACATAGTAAAGCATCTCAAACTTGTTCGCAACAAACTCCAAAACCTCCTTTGCTTTGTCAAAATGTCGGTATCGGAATCTGAACTCCAACCACCGCCTCCACCACCGTTCGATCCAACCTTACCGTCCTTACCAATCTCGTACCCAATCAAAACGCTCAAAGACCTCGAGTCCAGGTCCTACTTCAACTCCTTTCACTACCCTTTTAACAAAGCTTCGGTTCCTCTAAAATCTGTGTTGCCCAATAGGCGTAGATTGCTTGTGTGCCATGATATGGCAGGAGGGTATTTGGATGATAAGTGGGTCCAAGGAGGGACTAATTCTGAGGCCTATGGGATATGGCATTGGTATTTGATGGATGTTTTTGTTTACTTTTCTCATACTCTTGTTACTCTTCCACCTCCCTGTTGGACTAACACAGCTCATCGCCATGGAGTTAAG GTATTGGGGACTTTCATCACAGAATGGGATGAAGGGAGAGTGGCCTGCAATGAATTGCTCTCAACAAAGGAGTCTGCTCATATGTATGCTGAGTGCTTGGCAGAGCTTGCTGTTGCTTTGGGCTTTGATGGATGGCTG ATTAATATGGAGGTCAAATTGGATCCCGGGAAAATCCCTAATTTGAAAGAATTTGTCGACCATCTAACCCAGACCATGCATTCCTCTGTGCCTGGTTCTTTAGTGATATG GTATGATAGTGTTACAATTCATGGTGATCTTGACTGGCAAGATCAACtgaatgacaaaaataaacCTTTCTTTGATATTTGTGATGGAATATTTGTAAATTATACATGGAAG GAAAACTATCCAAGGGATTCAGCTGCTGTTGCTGGTGATAGAAATTTTGATGTTTACATGGGGATCGATGTATTTGGAAGGAACACTTATGGTGGTGGGCAGTGGAAT ACAAATGATGCTCTCGATGTGATAAAAAAGGGTGAGACTTCAGCTGCCATATTTGCTCCTGCATGGAATTATGAGACTCATCAACTTCCTAATTTCCAGACTTCGCAAAATCG TTGGTGGGGCCTTGTGGAGAAATCATGGGGAATAGTTCAAAATTATCCTAAAGATCTGCCATTCTATACAAATTTTGATCAG GGGCGTGGATATCATTTTTCAGTAGATGGGGCAGAAATATCAAAAGATCCTTGGTATAACCTTTCATGCCAAGGTTTCCAG CCTTTACTTGAGTTTGTTGATAACCCTACTCTGGATAGCATTCAAACACTTGTTGA TTTCAACAAAGCATCTTATAGCGGAGGGGGAAACGTCACATTTAAAGGAACTCTTGAAGAAAATGCTTTTTTCACGAGAAGGCTTTTTCATGGAGAACTTCTGTTGGGTGATTTACCTGTCAACTTTACATACTCT GTGAAATCAGAGGGAGATTCTCAACTGGGCCTTTCTCTTCAGTTTTCTTCTACAATGAATAAAAGCATGTCAATACTTCTGGCATCCCAGGAAATTTACCAATTCTCAAGCAAATTCAGTCAAGTAATTACAACACGCCCGCATGAAAAGCCAGGAAATTCACCAGGATGGGTCATACAGGAGGCTAGCATTGCAATGAATGGATACACATTAACAGAAATCTATGCTGTGTGCTACCGGTCAAAGCCCGAATTTAACAAACCCAGACCAGCTCACAATCCAGTTAAATATTTTGCAGTTTTGGGTCATATTACCATTAAAAATTCTGATAAGAAGTCAGGTTTTCCACCCTCTTCCTCATGGATTGTTGAGGCTCAATTTATCAAATGGGCTTCTGTTTCTCAGGGTTCCAAGACACTTAGTGTAAAACTTATATGGAAACTGAAAGATGGAACTGATACTGTATTCCCAAACTACAATATTTATGCAAAGAAACTAGCAAAACAGGTGGTTAGTGATCAAGATGGATCACTAGAAGATGTGCCGAAGTATTTAGGAACAGCACATGTGGAAGCATTTTACGTTTCTGACCTTTCAGTTCCTTGTGAAACATCCAGTCTCAAATTTATTGTTCAAGTATGTGCTGCTGATGGGACTTGCCAGAAATTGGACGATTCTCCAACCTTTTCAATTGATGTTGAAGGTCagtaa
- the LOC142641101 gene encoding cytosolic endo-beta-N-acetylglucosaminidase 1 isoform X2, whose translation MLSLPLKFDCLRRRNIVKHLKLVRNKLQNLLCFVKMSVSESELQPPPPPPFDPTLPSLPISYPIKTLKDLESRSYFNSFHYPFNKASVPLKSVLPNRRRLLVCHDMAGGYLDDKWVQGGTNSEAYGIWHWYLMDVFVYFSHTLVTLPPPCWTNTAHRHGVKVLGTFITEWDEGRVACNELLSTKESAHMYAECLAELAVALGFDGWLENYPRDSAAVAGDRNFDVYMGIDVFGRNTYGGGQWNTNDALDVIKKGETSAAIFAPAWNYETHQLPNFQTSQNRWWGLVEKSWGIVQNYPKDLPFYTNFDQGRGYHFSVDGAEISKDPWYNLSCQGFQPLLEFVDNPTLDSIQTLVDFNKASYSGGGNVTFKGTLEENAFFTRRLFHGELLLGDLPVNFTYSVKSEGDSQLGLSLQFSSTMNKSMSILLASQEIYQFSSKFSQVITTRPHEKPGNSPGWVIQEASIAMNGYTLTEIYAVCYRSKPEFNKPRPAHNPVKYFAVLGHITIKNSDKKSGFPPSSSWIVEAQFIKWASVSQGSKTLSVKLIWKLKDGTDTVFPNYNIYAKKLAKQVVSDQDGSLEDVPKYLGTAHVEAFYVSDLSVPCETSSLKFIVQVCAADGTCQKLDDSPTFSIDVEGQ comes from the exons AtgctctctcttcctcttaaaTTCGACTGCCTAAGACGCAGAAACATAGTAAAGCATCTCAAACTTGTTCGCAACAAACTCCAAAACCTCCTTTGCTTTGTCAAAATGTCGGTATCGGAATCTGAACTCCAACCACCGCCTCCACCACCGTTCGATCCAACCTTACCGTCCTTACCAATCTCGTACCCAATCAAAACGCTCAAAGACCTCGAGTCCAGGTCCTACTTCAACTCCTTTCACTACCCTTTTAACAAAGCTTCGGTTCCTCTAAAATCTGTGTTGCCCAATAGGCGTAGATTGCTTGTGTGCCATGATATGGCAGGAGGGTATTTGGATGATAAGTGGGTCCAAGGAGGGACTAATTCTGAGGCCTATGGGATATGGCATTGGTATTTGATGGATGTTTTTGTTTACTTTTCTCATACTCTTGTTACTCTTCCACCTCCCTGTTGGACTAACACAGCTCATCGCCATGGAGTTAAG GTATTGGGGACTTTCATCACAGAATGGGATGAAGGGAGAGTGGCCTGCAATGAATTGCTCTCAACAAAGGAGTCTGCTCATATGTATGCTGAGTGCTTGGCAGAGCTTGCTGTTGCTTTGGGCTTTGATGGATGGCTG GAAAACTATCCAAGGGATTCAGCTGCTGTTGCTGGTGATAGAAATTTTGATGTTTACATGGGGATCGATGTATTTGGAAGGAACACTTATGGTGGTGGGCAGTGGAAT ACAAATGATGCTCTCGATGTGATAAAAAAGGGTGAGACTTCAGCTGCCATATTTGCTCCTGCATGGAATTATGAGACTCATCAACTTCCTAATTTCCAGACTTCGCAAAATCG TTGGTGGGGCCTTGTGGAGAAATCATGGGGAATAGTTCAAAATTATCCTAAAGATCTGCCATTCTATACAAATTTTGATCAG GGGCGTGGATATCATTTTTCAGTAGATGGGGCAGAAATATCAAAAGATCCTTGGTATAACCTTTCATGCCAAGGTTTCCAG CCTTTACTTGAGTTTGTTGATAACCCTACTCTGGATAGCATTCAAACACTTGTTGA TTTCAACAAAGCATCTTATAGCGGAGGGGGAAACGTCACATTTAAAGGAACTCTTGAAGAAAATGCTTTTTTCACGAGAAGGCTTTTTCATGGAGAACTTCTGTTGGGTGATTTACCTGTCAACTTTACATACTCT GTGAAATCAGAGGGAGATTCTCAACTGGGCCTTTCTCTTCAGTTTTCTTCTACAATGAATAAAAGCATGTCAATACTTCTGGCATCCCAGGAAATTTACCAATTCTCAAGCAAATTCAGTCAAGTAATTACAACACGCCCGCATGAAAAGCCAGGAAATTCACCAGGATGGGTCATACAGGAGGCTAGCATTGCAATGAATGGATACACATTAACAGAAATCTATGCTGTGTGCTACCGGTCAAAGCCCGAATTTAACAAACCCAGACCAGCTCACAATCCAGTTAAATATTTTGCAGTTTTGGGTCATATTACCATTAAAAATTCTGATAAGAAGTCAGGTTTTCCACCCTCTTCCTCATGGATTGTTGAGGCTCAATTTATCAAATGGGCTTCTGTTTCTCAGGGTTCCAAGACACTTAGTGTAAAACTTATATGGAAACTGAAAGATGGAACTGATACTGTATTCCCAAACTACAATATTTATGCAAAGAAACTAGCAAAACAGGTGGTTAGTGATCAAGATGGATCACTAGAAGATGTGCCGAAGTATTTAGGAACAGCACATGTGGAAGCATTTTACGTTTCTGACCTTTCAGTTCCTTGTGAAACATCCAGTCTCAAATTTATTGTTCAAGTATGTGCTGCTGATGGGACTTGCCAGAAATTGGACGATTCTCCAACCTTTTCAATTGATGTTGAAGGTCagtaa
- the LOC142641225 gene encoding DEAD-box ATP-dependent RNA helicase 18: MDSVSPSQSSALTKTRFSDLNPSLFESILEALTQAGFEFCTPVQAATIPLLCSYKDVAVDTATGSGKTLAFVVPLVEILCRNKTPPKPNQVMGVIISPTRELSSQIYDVAQPFVSTLPNFKSMLLVGGVEVKADLKKIEEEGANLLVGTPGRLFDIMERVDGLDFRNLEILVLDEADRLLDMGFQKQITSIITRLPKLRRTGLFSATQTEAVEELSKAGLRNPVRVEVRAEMKSSNGPTSSEQSGFSKTPSGLHNEYMECEGDKKPSQLVDFLIKNRSKKIIIYFMTCACVDYWGVVLPCLPVLKGLSLISLHGQMKQTAREKALASFKDLSSGILLCTDVAARGLDIPDVDCILQYDPPQNPDVFLHRVGRTARMGRQGSAIVFLLPKEEAYVEFIRIKWGALEERKCSDDAPDVVPQIRSAAKKDRDVMEKGVRAFVSYIRAYKEHHCSYIFRWKELEIGKLAMGYGLLQLPSMSEIKHHSLSTVGFSPVEDINFEDIKFKDKSREKQRKKNLQAKKEAKQQEPKPHKLNKTPKAAATVTRKKTARQRRATQTVEDEDELAREYRLLKKLKKGAIDESEFARLTGTEDL, encoded by the exons ATGGATTCCGTCTCCCCCAGCCAGAGCAGCGCGCTAACCAAAACGCGCTTCTCCGATCTCAACCCCTCACTCTTCGAATCGATTCTCGAAGCCCTAACCCAAGCCGGCTTCGAGTTCTGCACGCCGGTCCAAGCCGCCACAATCCCCTTACTCTGTAGCTACAAAGATGTCGCCGTCGACACCGCCACCGGCTCTGGCAAAACCCTAGCCTTCGTGGTCCCACTCGTCGAGATCCTCTGCCGCAACAAAACTCCTCCTAAACCAAACCAG GTGATGGGAGTAATTATATCGCCTACGAGGGAGTTATCGTCGCAGATATATGATGTGGCGCAGCCTTTCGTTTCTACGCTGCCGAATTTCAAGTCCATGTTGCTTGTTGGAGGAGTGGAAGTGAAAGCGGACTTGAAGAAAATAGAGGAGGAAGGAGCTAATTTATTGGTCGGCACGCCCGGGAGATTGTTTGACATTATGGAACGTGTTGATGGTTTGGATTTTCGGAACCTCGAG ATTTTGGTTTTGGATGAGGCCGACAGGCTCTTGGATATGGGTTTCCAGAAGCAGATAACTTCCATCATAACTCGCTTGCCAAAGCTTCGTAGAACTGGTCTTTTTTCAGCTACTCAGACTGAGGCAGTTGAAGAGCTGTCTAAAGCAGGGTTGAGGAATCCTGTGAGGGTTGAAGTTCGGGCAGAAATGAAATCTTCAAATGGTCCAACATCGTCAGAACAATCAGGCTTTTCAAAAACACCTTCAGGCCTTCACAATGAG TACATGGAATGTGAAGGAGATAAGAAACCATCACAGCTTGTTGATTTCCTTATCAAGAACAGGTCTAAAAAGATTATAAT ATACTTCATGACATGTGCTTGTGTTGACTACTGGGGAGTTGTTCTTCCATGCCTTCCTGTTTTGAAGGGTTTGTCTTTGATCTCGCTGCATGGCCAGATGAAGCAG ACTGCAAGGGAAAAAGCATTAGCTTCATTTAAAGATCTTTCGAGTGGTATTCTTCTATGTACTGATGTTGCAGCACGAGGACTTGACATTCCAGATGTTGATTGTATACTTCAG TATGATCCTCCTCAAAATCCAGATGTTTTCTTACACAGAGTTGGCCGAACTGCTCGGATGGGTAGACAAGGAAGTGCCATTGTTTTTCTATTGCCAAAG GAGGAAGCTTATGTAGAGTTCATACGTATAAAATGGGGTGCCCTTGAAGAGAGGAAATGCTCTGATGATGCACCTGATGTTGTTCCTCAG ATCCGGTCTGCTGCCAAAAAGGACCGTGATGTCATGGAGAAAGGTGTCAGGGCATTTGTTTCATATATCCGTGCATATAAAGAGCATCATTGCTCTTACATTTTCAG GTGGAAAGAGCTTGAAATTGGGAAGTTGGCCATGGGATATGGCCTATTGCAGCTTCCCTCCATGTCCGAGATAAAGCACCACTCACTTTCTACTGTGGGCTTCTCTCCAGTTGAAGACATCAATTTTGAGGATATCAAGTTTAA AGATAAGTCTCgtgagaaacaaagaaagaagaatctGCAAGCAAAGAAGGAAGCAAAACAGCAAGAGCCAAAACCTCACAAACTCAACAAAACCCCAAAGGCTGCAGCTACTGTCACGAGGAAGAAAACAGCTAGACAGAGACGTGCTACCCAAacagttgaagatgaagatgagttGGCACGAGAATACCGTCTGCTGAAAAAGCTGAAAAAGGGGGCTATTGATGAAAGTGAGTTTGCTAGGTTGACAGGAACTGAAGATTTATAG